The sequence AAAGATTGGGTTTCTGAACTAAACTTGTGGTAAAGCTTATGTAACTTGGATTGCATGGTTCAATCAGAAAAAGACTCTTTACAAAAAAAAGgctaaaaaaaaatcacaaaacatTAGAGAGTGGAGAGGGAGGATAAGTCCACACCTGTCCCACACTCAATGTATATGATTTGCCTGGTCTCGTTGCTCGATTTTTGGCGATCTATTGCCTGTTTTGAACACTAAAGTATAGGAGTAACGACCAGAGACTGAAGACCAAAAAGAGTACGAGGAACTCTTTTTAATCCACAGTATCCACTTTTGGTCTTTGTAATCCCAAATTTGTCGGCCAATGTGAACAAATCTATCAGATTTTTTGTCTTTGTTTTTTAATCAAAGATATTTTTGTTTAAAGTACTTAGTGGTGGTTGTGGGTGGGGGAGGGTAATTGCATTCGCATCATTTGCCGCGTGATGACTAGCCATACTTATGACATCCACAGCATCAGATTAGATTTGAATTATAGGGGATGATCCATTGCTCCTACTATTTTACGATCAATAAATATCTTTTGGATTAACTTTTTATATTGTGATTGTTTAACCAATACAGCTACTAAGCTAAGTTGATACGTACGAACATGTACGCATAAGTATGTactttttatataatttttgacCAGCTCTCAAAAATAAGAATCACGCTAATGTCTAAACCATAAAGTAAAGGTTCCTCCATTTGACTTGGATTTGGATACACATTCACTCGGTAGTTTGTAAGCCAACAATTGGCTTGATGACTAGCGCTACAAGCAAAGGAAGAGACTTAGATGGTGTTTGAaccctttttttcctttttcctttctGGCTTATGGCTTTCAGAAAACTATTTGTATGTCTGGAAGAGCAGAAATATTTTTATATATGGTGCTGAATAGTGATTTCTAATTCTAAAGAAGCAGAAACATTTTTTCTTTTCGTTGCCAAGCATGCTACTGTATTGGCCAAGATTTAAATGCATCAGAGAGCAGGTGGCCAAAACAACTGATAGTGAGGCTCTTTGTTGTTTTATTTGCCTATTTGAATAGCTCTTGTTGGCTTTTTGGATGATATTAATTAATGTTAATTAATCGTTTCACCTTTTCTCCGTAATTAATCTATcgttttcctttcttttcttttccttttgctttCCTTTCATGGTGGAGTTACATAACAGTAGGAAGATGAAAGGAAGGAGGGAGAGAGCCTATGAGAAATTTAATCACAATTAAGAATAATAAAGCACTAATTAACCAGTAGCTAGGAGTATATACTATATAGTCTCTTGAGTAGCTAATCTCTAGTCTCCTCCGTAGCTCCTACATATCTATACTTGTCAAATCctcatatgtatatatataaccGCATATGAATATTTGATTGTGAATGAGAGTGATCAGTGAGTGAcaaccttttcaagtttttcagtgTGTTTTCAGCTACAAAGTGAATGAACAGTATGGGCGTTTCTGATAATAATGATTATGAAGAAGAAATATACTACGATTTTGATGATAATCATTTCCATCACTATCATCAGCAGCAACTTCCTCACACCTTGTCTAGGTTATCCCTGTGTACCAGCAGGAGTACTGATTATTCCATGGGCGACATAAATCCTGATGATGGTGCTGCTGCTAGTGCTGATGTTGGCCAGGAATACCTTGACATGATTAGGATGTACATGTCACGCGTATCCATGGAGGGATCTGTAGATGATgccgacgatgatgatgatgaggatcgGCAGTCCTTTGACAACGACGTGACAAGTGAAAAAGAGAATGTCGAGGGAGTGATTTCCTCGATCCTATCGATGTCAGATTCAGGTAAATATGATGAGCCTGGTTGTTATTCTCTACCTGTGACGCCTAAGCAAAGATCGACGAGCCTCGAAGGAAGCAAGAAGTTGTCGGATCTTAAATATGACATAATAGTTACACCCATTGACGTAGCAAAACTATATGCAAGCGAGAACGAAGCTGATCTACGAAAGGATGGAGGGTTTAAAAGAGcaagcaagaagaatagaaggaATTCAAGGAGGAGAATTTTAAGAGAGAAATGGTTACAGAGAGCTTGGGAAATGAAGAAGAAGCAAGATCGTGTTGTGTATGATGATGATATGAACTACTTCAATGGGGATAACAATAGACACGGTCACCGTTCTGGTAGTGGTGGTGAATTTGGTAACGATGACCATTATAGGCATCAATTGATGGTGATAACCAGACCTTGTGGTGGGAGAAGGTCTCTGTGTATGGACTTTGAGGAAGTCAAGGCTTGTAGAGACCTGGGGTTTGAGTTCGAACACGAGAGCACGATGTTTGAATTCTCAAGTAGGCATTCAGGCAGAGGAGGATCGACCATGGATACCGCTAGTGCAGGTAGTGACGGTACTTCAACTGTAAGCAATTGGAGAATCTCAAGTCCTGGTGAGCACTTGATCTCTATAGTTTGTTGTCATTTTCTTTCCTTGCATGTTGCTAAACTTCACAATATGATCAGGGGATGACCCAAAGGATGTAAAAGCGCGGCTCAAGGTGTGGGCACAGGCTGTGGCACTAGCATCTGCCTCTCACTCTCGCCTTCTCAGCTGAAACTAAGCGGCTTAGTTTATTGCTTAGGATCTGTCGGCTATGATTGATGACTTTCTTTTTTTCTGATCATCAATTAAATAGAAGTCAGCAATTTCATTTTGCTTTTGTTTCGTTTCATTTATGAACTGTGAGTTTCTAGTTTTTCCAAAAGTCTTAGACAGGTGATTTTATCTTCTCCAAGGGTGTATATATGGTACCTCAGTTATCTCTGTCATTCGCAGTTTTATTCCCTTGGATTTTCCCAGGCTGGGCTTGCCACTAGTGTAATACTGAATTCATTGTGTGATAATCTAGAATGCTTGTTCTTCAGATTCTTCCAAGTGTAACGAcgggtaaaaaaaaaacaatgctaATGTGTGCCAGATAAACAGAGCCTTGACCGGTACTGATCCAGGCAATTATGCATAACTGCATACCAACTTATTCTTGTGGATACCCCACCGTTTCAGACCCCAGTGAATTCCTGTTTCATGTCATTAACTTTTAATTTAGAAGAAAAGGACCTGACACTGACAATATAAAGACCAAAGATTAATTGTAAATTCAAAAAGTCTGTATAGAGGTTCATAGAGAACCACTGTTGTAAATTAATAGCACCTGATTGTTGCTTTCCTGCTTCAAAAAATTGACTAACGACCTGAGTCGAACGCTCTGCAGTCGATGCATGTTCAGTTTTTTGTGAATGAACTGTTTGCTGTTAATCACAGTCACAGTTCCTAGTTTCCTTCTGTTACAAACTGAATATATATAGCCAAATGGATCGTACATCTTGGTGGTGTTAGCATTAAAGAAGGTGGTCTTGGTATGTCTCATTTGCATTATATTTCGGAAGACAGGAAAGATATTTATTACAATGAAAACCCCAATAAATCACAACCACGTATGTTGGATTTGTATTACATCATAATgcaaaaacaacaaaacaaaagaatGTATTGAACGTATATCAACTTATAAACTTTAATATTAGCTTTGAATTGTTGAAATCAACATACATAAAACTCACAATAAAATCAAATAACAGCTTGGTGAATGTGGGGATGCCAGGTACATGCATTCCAAACTATGTAATCCGAACGAACGTTGTAAGCTAGGAAAATGGTGCTTTTAGTGAGGATGGTAGATACATCTTCGACATAAGCACTAAGATTTTTAGTAATAAGGAGCGACGTAAGCCGGTGATTTAGGAGTGTACTTTGGTGCTTCGTATTTGGGGGCGACGTAAGCTTAGGGTGGTGGAGATGCATAGACGTATTTAGGAGTATACTTTGGTGCTCCGTACTTAGGGGCGACGTAAGCAGGTGGTGGTGGGGATGCGTAGACGTACTTAGGAGTGTACTTGGGGGCGACGTAGGCAGGTGGTGGTGGGGATGCGTAGACGTACTTAGGAGTGTAgtttggtgcttcgtacttgggggcAAGGTAGGCAGGTGGTGGTGGGGATGCGTAGACGTACTTAGGAGTGTAgtttggtgcttcgtacttgggggcgacgtagggaggtggtggtggggatgcgtagacgtacttaggagtgtactttggtgcttcgtacttgggggcGACGTAGGCAGGTGGTGGTAGGGATGCGTAGACGTATTTAGGAGTGTACTTTGGTGATTCGTACTTGGGGGCGACGTAGGCAGGTGGTGGTGGGGATGCGTAGACGAACTTAGGAGTgtactttggtgcttcgtacttggggaCGACGTAGGCAGGTGGTGGTGGGGATGCGTAGACGTAGTTAAGAGTgtactttggtgcttcgtacttaGGGGCGACATAGGCAGGTGGTTGTGGGGATACGTAGACgtactttggtgcttcgtacttgggggcGACGTTGGCTGGTGGTGGTGGGGATGCGTAGACGTATTTAGGAGTgtactttggtgcttcgtacttgggggcGACATAGgcaggtggtggtggagatgcgtaGACGTACTTAGGAGTGTACTTTGGTGCTCGTATTTGGAGGCGACGTAGGCAGGTGGTGGTGGGGATGCGTAGACGTACTTAGGAGTGTACTTTGGCGCTTCGTATTTGGGGGCGACGTAGGCAGGTGGTGATGGGGATGCGTAGACGTACTTAGGAGTGTACTTTGGCGCTTCGTACTTGGGGGCAACGTAGGCAGGTGGTGGTGGGGATGCGTAGACGTACTTAGGAGTgtactttggtgcttcgtacttgggggcGACGTAGGCAGGTGGTGGTGGGGACGCGTAGACGTACTTAGGAGTGTACTTTagtgcttcgtacttgggggcGACGTAGGCAGGTGATGGTGGGGATGCGTAGACGTACTTAGGAGTgtactttggtgcttcgtacttgggggaGACGTAGGCAGGTGGTGGTGGGGAAGCGTAGACGTACTTAGGAGTGTACTTGGAGGAGACGTAGgcaggtggtggtggagatgcgtaGACGTACTTAGGAGTGTACTTTGGTTCTTTGTACTTGGGGGCGACGTAGGTAGGTGGTGGTGGGGATGCGTAGACGTACTTAGGAGTgtactttggtgcttcgtacttgggggcGACGTAGGCAGGTGGTGGTAGGGATGCGTAGAAGTACTTAGGAGTGTACTTTGATGCTTCGTACTTGGGGGCGACGTAGGCAGGTGGTGGATGGGATGCGTAGACGTATTTAGGAGTGTATTTTGGTGCTTCGTAGTTGGGGGAGACGTAGGCAGGTGGTGGTGGGGATGCGTAGACGTATTTAGGAGTatactttggtgcttcgtacttaGGGGCGACGTAAGCAGGTGGTGGTGTGGATGCGTAGACGTACTTAAGAGTGTACTTGGGGGCGACGTAGGCAGGTGGTGGTGGGGGATCCGTAGACATACTTAGGAATGTACTTTGGTGCTTTGTACTTGGGAGCAACGTAAGCAGGTGGTGGTGGGGATGCGTAGACGTACTTAGGAGTGTAGTTTGGTGTTTCGTATTTGGGGGCGACGTAGGCAGGTGGTGGTGGGGATGCGTAGACgtactttggtgcttcgtacttgggggtGACGTAGGCAGGTGGTGATGGGGATGCATAGGCGTACTTAGGAGTGTACGTTGGTGCTTCGTACTTCGAAGCGACGTAagccggtggtggtggtgatggagatgggtaAACAACCGGAGCGACGTAAGCAGGTGGTGGTCACGACGGCGATGGATAGACTACAGGAGCGACATAATCCGGAGGTGGTGATGATTGAGATGGGTACACTAAGGAGCGACGTaagcaggtggtggtggtgatggagatgggtaCACTACGGGAGCGAcgtaagctggtggtggtggtggtgatggcgatgGGTAAACTATGAGAGCGAcgtaagctggtggtggtggtgatggagatgggtaAACTACGGGAGCGACGTGAgatggaggaggaggtggtgatggagatggataAACAGCTGGAGCGACGTAaacaggtggtggtggtgatgggtaaACTTTAGGAAGATATAGGTCGGCAGTAACCTCCACAACTGGTTTCTTGTAGGGAGTTTCTATGTAGTTGGGTGTATATGGTTCGTACTCAGCTAGCACCACAGTGATTCGAACGATAAAGGTAAAAGCATGAACCAGACAAGCTGAGAGCCTCCCCATATTGAATAGTAGAGGCAACGGAAAAAGAAAGAATATCTATTAAGTTTTGGTGTTGAAGAAAGAGGCTTCTAGACCCATTTATATAGAGTAGCGCGTGATTACATTTTCTTCCTTGCGAAGCACAATTTATTGAATAATACACTTGGTAGGCAATGTTTAGTGGTGTACCACGAACTTCATGAATAATACGAGTTGAGGCATGCACGACCTTTGAGTGATCGATGACCGGAAGGACACGTTCGTCTATGCGTTGGGATGTTAATTTGTCGACTATAGAACATGCAGATTTGCCGAACATGGTATGATGTAAGTTAAAGGGTTTCTGTATTGGTTGGGTCATTCAAATTGATGGAACCAAAG is a genomic window of Papaver somniferum cultivar HN1 unplaced genomic scaffold, ASM357369v1 unplaced-scaffold_137, whole genome shotgun sequence containing:
- the LOC113334607 gene encoding extensin-2-like encodes the protein MSTDPPPPPAYVAPKYTLKYVYASTPPPAYVAPKYEAPKYTPKYVYASPPPPYVYASPPPPTYVAPKYKEPKYTPKYVYASPPPPAYVSSKYTPKYVYASPPPPAYVSPKYEAPKYTPKYVYASPPSPAYVAPKYEALKYTPKYVYASPPPPYVYASPPPPAYVAPKYEAPKYTPKYVYASPSPPAYVAPKYEAPKYTPKYVYASPPPPYVYASPPPPAYVAPKYEAPKYTPKYVYASPPPPANVAPKYEAPKYVYVSPQPPAYVAPKYEAPKYTLNYVYASPPPPAYVVPKYEAPKYTPKFVYASPPPPYVYASPPPPPYVAPKYEAPNYTPKYVYASPPPPAYLAPKYEAPNYTPKYVYASPPPPAYVAPKYTPKYVYASPPPPAYVAPKYGAPKYTPKYVYASPPP
- the LOC113334608 gene encoding extensin-1-like, with protein sequence MGRLSACLVHAFTFIVRITVVLAEYEPYTPNYIETPYKKPVVEVTADLYLPKVYPSPPPPVYVAPAVYPSPSPPPPPSHVAPVVYPSPSPPPPAYVALIVYPSPSPPPPPAYVAPVVYPSPSPPPPAYVAP
- the LOC113334505 gene encoding uncharacterized protein LOC113334505, yielding MNSMGVSDNNDYEEEIYYDFDDNHFHHYHQQQLPHTLSRLSLCTSRSTDYSMGDINPDDGAAASADVGQEYLDMIRMYMSRVSMEGSVDDADDDDDEDRQSFDNDVTSEKENVEGVISSILSMSDSGKYDEPGCYSLPVTPKQRSTSLEGSKKLSDLKYDIIVTPIDVAKLYASENEADLRKDGGFKRASKKNRRNSRRRILREKWLQRAWEMKKKQDRVVYDDDMNYFNGDNNRHGHRSGSGGEFGNDDHYRHQLMVITRPCGGRRSLCMDFEEVKACRDLGFEFEHESTMFEFSSRHSGRGGSTMDTASAGSDGTSTVSNWRISSPGDDPKDVKARLKVWAQAVALASASHSRLLS